In Proteus vulgaris, one DNA window encodes the following:
- the ravA gene encoding ATPase RavA, which produces MQLAERISQLSQYLETGLYERQSAIRLCLLAALSGESVFLLGPPGIAKSLIARRMKEAFKEAKAFEYLMTRFSTPEEIFGPLSIQALKDEGKYQRLVDGYLPDAEVVFLDEIWKAGPAILNTLLTAINERKFRNGETEVSIPMRLLVSASNELPDSDSSLEALYDRMLIRIWLTKVQDKKNFRALLVNKEVGSFHIPAHLQITTEEFSRWQSELEKITLDDHLFDLIYQLRESLDKSDAAPYVSDRRWKKAVRLLQASAFFNGRSVISPLDLILLKDCLWHDQASFALLDKLLHSLLTEQAYRQLELIRKTEELWAEWMQSTRSKQDQQAFRFEKQSGMFGRNVHFNLPEKIRADKYTLFLHIPLHIHSIQVNFITIEQKSLENFLAKGDELLARLNGIGFPQSINAQIRQDGVLEILDVSRRTTSLYQQKETAPTPLIENNKEWQDKLKDLAQEIYGEQEKFNHHQPNLFIDNDWLISIEQSFVQLNEKLSQLKSQIK; this is translated from the coding sequence ATGCAGCTAGCAGAACGGATTTCACAACTTAGCCAATACCTTGAGACTGGGCTTTATGAACGACAGTCTGCAATCCGTCTTTGTTTACTTGCGGCACTGAGTGGTGAAAGTGTTTTTTTACTTGGTCCTCCAGGAATTGCTAAAAGCTTAATAGCAAGAAGGATGAAAGAAGCATTTAAAGAGGCAAAAGCGTTTGAATATTTAATGACACGTTTTTCCACTCCTGAAGAAATTTTTGGCCCTTTATCTATTCAAGCCTTAAAAGATGAAGGTAAATACCAACGTTTAGTTGATGGCTATTTACCCGATGCCGAAGTGGTCTTTCTTGATGAAATATGGAAAGCAGGACCTGCTATTCTAAATACGTTATTAACAGCAATAAATGAACGTAAATTTAGAAATGGGGAAACTGAAGTCAGCATCCCAATGCGCTTATTAGTTTCAGCCTCGAATGAATTACCTGATTCAGATAGTAGCCTTGAAGCGCTTTATGACCGAATGCTTATCCGTATTTGGCTAACAAAAGTACAAGATAAGAAAAACTTTCGTGCTTTACTCGTTAATAAAGAAGTTGGTTCTTTTCATATTCCGGCTCATCTTCAAATTACCACAGAAGAATTTTCACGCTGGCAATCAGAATTAGAAAAAATCACATTAGATGACCATTTATTCGATTTAATTTATCAACTTCGCGAGTCTTTAGATAAAAGTGATGCTGCTCCTTATGTTTCTGATAGACGTTGGAAAAAAGCAGTTCGTCTTTTACAAGCCAGCGCATTCTTCAATGGTCGCAGTGTTATTTCTCCATTAGATCTTATTTTATTAAAAGATTGTCTTTGGCACGATCAAGCATCATTTGCGTTATTAGATAAACTTTTACACAGTCTTTTAACAGAACAAGCTTACCGTCAGCTAGAATTGATCAGAAAAACAGAAGAGTTGTGGGCTGAGTGGATGCAATCAACAAGAAGTAAACAAGATCAGCAAGCTTTTCGTTTTGAAAAACAAAGTGGAATGTTTGGCCGTAATGTTCATTTTAATCTGCCAGAAAAAATACGGGCAGATAAATACACACTGTTTTTACATATCCCACTGCATATACACAGTATTCAAGTTAACTTTATTACTATCGAGCAAAAATCATTAGAAAACTTTTTGGCAAAAGGGGATGAGTTATTAGCGCGTTTAAATGGTATTGGCTTCCCTCAATCAATTAATGCACAAATTCGTCAAGATGGTGTATTAGAAATTTTAGATGTAAGCCGACGCACAACCTCTCTTTACCAACAAAAAGAAACAGCACCTACACCCTTAATTGAGAATAACAAAGAGTGGCAAGATAAATTAAAAGATCTGGCTCAAGAAATTTATGGTGAGCAGGAAAAATTTAATCATCATCAACCGAATTTATTTATTGATAATGATTGGCTTATTTCCATAGAGCAAAGTTTTGTTCAGCTTAATGAAAAATTGTCGCAATTAAAAAGCCAAATAAAGTGA